The Paramisgurnus dabryanus chromosome 3, PD_genome_1.1, whole genome shotgun sequence genome includes a window with the following:
- the mslna gene encoding uncharacterized protein mslna has protein sequence MGCQSVKMRHFQLCLVLFGFGFITVTNSQYTDATLNNTLSCSGIPLTDVPNLKGFTDATFDLYTALRSKVSVSPNVSSVINSIRNGSQLSVSLNDSTYATTYFNLKLNAYLPSSLPKETLFCLSQSSLSCDTFQFFVRKFDALTSPESEKMVYQNFIKSFLTRKDIDVRCSNTSDQEWLLQNFQGFSTYATYEDFLTLKPDFNGMNVSAQLTPEQRAGLAFNLLASGTLNNDSAYSIFNSFQTDLQGVTVNLTIVNSNETTKTLNDFLVLLKPLGRFIQSSVNKIIKTPSLSGNVTQLLNFTLSYLPLNGSVNSTLSAMNSSNIIDWTQNIIVPMVQKYLASGQTLTNSTSDISSIVFATDPPLTDPADICTVPSSNSTCRTTERFAKALNCVASLNLTVSEDNLRLLIAGLNKQVLTAANQSTGNSSNLSALYGELPTDSFTPENLDDVDFMNFWFQIKMTPLLPTVPGEYLSCLSTREFSCQVYRQLVVGLSNNSALMGNLTQAVYTNLIRPFLTRRLNTSGDCTLNNSVDFILQNLGGFSAFAQLQDFYNLSLNFSALDAIPALSVDQLSQLVFTPPAGVGDRNEVLRRVFDFLLQASNRDKLIKFLPSLQKQARLANFSCENYRNIFDRIDQALSSLLPNQTDALLTIRDLIMMIPPDECILRASQCAVTPVNETAICASVNSSALSQFLNTETVNATGSLNVCNFSVQQFACLPMVSKLNPQQVADLLACSPSSNVTKDTWKLFFSKLGTQLDDALQRFTNMTQSPSNVSLSSVMDVIVEVRIDRLSPQRLRDPVFVGTWMQGKLRPFLPSISSGALSCLSNKNFSCESYRAIFMVLNNNTGPMGNPTQNLTYTNFIRPFLTQTLNSDGGCMLPFSNSLDFILQNFAIFSPFAQLQDFYNLSSNFSALDALSVLTPMQLNDLVFRPPARVGDRNEVLRRVFDFLLQPSNRDRLIHFLPVLQSQARLTNFSCENYRNIFDRIDQALSSLLPNQTDALLTIRDSIMMIPPDECILRASECAVTPVNEMAICASVNSSALSQFLNTVTVNATGSLNVCNFSVQQFACLSTVSRLNPQQVADLLACSPSSNVTKDTWKLFFSKLGTQLDDALQRFTNMTQSPNNVSLSSVMDVIVEVRIDRLSPQRLRDPAFVGTWMQGKLRPFLPSISSGALSCLSTKNFSCESYRAIFMVLNNNTGPMGNPTQNLTYTNFIRPFLTQRLNSGDNCTLPFSNSLDFILQNFGVFSPLAQLQDFYNLSGSFSALDALSVLTPVQLNDLVFRPPARVGDRNEVLRRVFDFLLQPSNRDKLHNFLPVLQSQARPSNFICENYRNIFDRIDQALSSLLPNQTDALLTIRDSIMMIPPDECILRASQCAVTPVNETAICASVNSSALDQFLNTVTVNATGSLNVCNFSVQQFACLPMFSKFNPQQVADLLACTLSNNVTVTKDTWKLFFSKLGTQLDDALQRFTNRTQSPSNVSLSDVLDVIVDVRIDRLSPQRLRDPAFIGTWFQGRLNPFLPSVSQGSLSCLSTKNLTCETYQRIVGAFVNVVPQDGQDICKPLQSTTITQRQDLIYTQFINAFLSRNDTDDPRCLRDTANSSQWLARNFGPFAQSARLMALQTLNKNFTAVEVLPSLTVRQLSEFAATPGSLTEPSGVNNTMQYVKDCQLGVFFDLFSPAVQGVPLTQDVKAALIQQIFNRAKLSNVNTSNDEVLNWINIRLNPLLTNLTDSLVTPLFGILGTRDCNITQAAVNLLDVVRPSMPNNTKSAVYNNILQSFRGPAPLRCYRNNSFIAFLNESLLGFGPLPNVTTLLSLIPPPRITEIVNSLAPPELGNYLAQPNVVDGDREICVIFKNLAKTPVFMETVDVPDNVKSKILPCVWPLALSSDNQTEINLWFDRRLSLYLQFLNTDILGSIDTMNASCLSYKKMVNVLGSPSFNSSQLNSMDIYNSAIKTYLTTASQPKCFNVNDTRLNSTAWFVDYIGVNYINFVSIDDLYSFGSETTIKLFSVNPDNIKLFNQSGIPKNVLNRYTELIFLQNSNFDLLSLPSTLQCDAPVSAFNNINENQTNVILANFKTSCSDVDPQISAVLVGKLPKTINADVINNLGQESVGLTTVQISNAPPSVIISGLSTLSNATGWSFGQAQAIITVILNGNFQLNSGSSLLSLGSLIGGIPSEKLTAIAPQQLLETSRNPTFIQNILIAPEIVQRTFVTQIISINTSVSALMANVPSEMALQIPRNHLIIPDTADPQVLKQFNDKKWKPEQAVLFFDSVAEALNDSEKLSVDVLQGFTCARVQRFSKVKVSGFVRACRHREDRPKVVLSESQLTCMYNLIRDDSPLDFVNYPTDMLLYYNYNAIPRSNCTSYFTQVGSADFSVLSAELQGKRDTLWSNAQGCLNIVGTSLKKTDLAVLGNLVCAASKDYILNSDPEIIENLKNCKDLSDLQIAAMETVLLNGTSKYGPPSTWNQKTLADLGNLPLHFSQKFWASFKLSDLVKFLKTFLKSLRDINTPKPRMKRLFNALIVTTTPVVARAGETCTKGNITNIEISDNAFPFGYTATQFKLCMSAQVASDNLAALCEKIDISDFQRIILDKLNEISPNGLSESQVKVLGAVSRNATLDEINKWNITKADTLAALMNANNGEWTSGQSNLIITKYLKANNSLTATELNLVKGPNLCSLDTSTLSSISPDSIKGADALDVSKCSSDNKKALFAVANKAFPIPSTRVSSSLLTLFQLIEAYLGGADLSYIQGLANLNISMSLATFMKLDPSVVTNLTVSDVKGLLGMNLRDLKTYENQTTVRSWISSRLQSDLDTLNISLSGGKATATSPTNTVVTNAAAVTAAATTTKKPSSGAPGIRPSKWSLSFTIFVLIFTIINVEITEHR, from the exons AGCTTTGTCTTGTCCTTTTTGGATTTG GCTTTATCACAGTGACAAACAGCCAG TATACGGATGCCACACTAAATAACACCCTCAGCTGTTCAGGGATTCCCCTCACAGATGTCCCCAATCTCAAGGGATTCACAGACGCCACCTTTGATTTGTACACTGCACTG AGATCCAAAGTTTCAGTGAGTCCCAATGTCAGCAGCGTAATCAACTCCATCAGGAATGGATCTCAACTGTCGGTTTCGTTAAATGATTCTACTTAtgcaacaacttatttcaaccTGAAGTTAAATGCATACCTCCCATCGTCATTGCCCAAAGAGACCCTCTTCTGTCTGAGTCAAAGCAGCTTAAGCTGCGATACCTTTCAATTTTT TGTAAGAAAGTTTGATGCGTTAACTAGCCCTGAAAGTGAAAAGATGGTATATCAGAACTTCATAAAATCATTCCTGACAAGAAAAGATATTGATG ttcGCTGCAGCAACACATCTGATCAGGAATGGCTTTTGCAAAACTTCCAGGGTTTTTCCACTTATGCAACATATGAAGATTTTCTAACTTTGAAGCCAGACTTCAATGGG ATGAATGTCTCAGCACAGCTCACCCCAGAGCAGAGAGCCGGGTTGGCATTTAATCTTCTTGCATCTGGTACTTTAAACAATGATTCTGCCTATTCGATATTCAACAGTTTCCAGACTGATCTCCAGGGCGTAACAGTTAACCTAACCATCGTGAATTCAAATGAAACTACTAAG ACTCTCAATGACTTTCTGGTTTTACTGAAACCATTGGGAAGATTCATCCAATCATCAGTGAATAAAATT ATAAAAACACCCAGTCTCAGTGGCAATGTAACACAGCTGTTGAACTTCACGCTGAGCTATCTTCCTCTAAACGGGTCTGTTAATAGCACATTAAGTGCTATGAACAGCAGCAATATTATTGACTGGACACAGAATATCATTGTTCCTATGGTGCAAAAATATCTAGCAAGTGGCCAGACTTTAACAAACAGCACCTCAGACATAAGCAGCATTGTCTT TGCCACGGACCCTCCGCTCACAGATCCTGCTGATATCTGCACAGTGCCCAGCAGTAACAGCACTTGTCGT ACTACAGAACGGTTTGCCAAAGCACTGAACTGTGTTGCTTCTTTAAATCTAACTGTATCTGAAGACAACCTGCGACTTCTGATCGCAGGACTGAACAAACAAGTGCTGACAGCGGCCAATCAGTCCACAGgg AACTCGAGCAACCTTTCAGCTTTATATGGCGAACTTCCAACTGACAGCTTTACACCTGAAAATCTGGATGATGTGGATTTCATGAACTTTTGGTTTCAAATCAAGATGACACCCTTATTACCCACTGTCCCGGGAGAATACCTGTCTTGCTTGAGCACACGAGAGTTCAGCTGTCAGGTCTACAGGCAACT TGTTGTTGGTTTAAGTAACAATAGTGCATTGATGGGCAATCTGACCCAAGCAGTCTACACTAACCTTATCCGTCCATTCCTGACAAGAAGACTAAACACAA gtGGTGACTGCACACTCAACAACAGTGTGGACTTCATCCTGCAGAATTTGGGGGGCTTCTCTGCTTTTGCACAGCTTCAAGATTTCTACAATTTAAGCCTTAATTTCTCAGCC CTGGATGCTATTCCTGCTCTCTCAGTGGATCAACTAAGTCAACTCGTGTTCACACCTCCCGCTGGTGTAGGAGACAGAAATGAAGTCCTCCGAAGAGTCTTTGACTTCCTTCTTCAAGCATCTAACAGAGACAAACTTATCAAATTCCTGCCCTCTCTTCAGAAACAAGCCCGCCTG GCAAACTTCAGTTGTGAAAATTACAGAAACAT TTTTGACAGAATAGATCAGGCTTTATCATCACTCCTACCTAACCAGACTGACGCTCTGCTGACTATTAGAGATTTAATAATGATGATTCCTCCTGATG AGTGCATATTGAGAGCCAGTCAA TGCGCAGTAACTCCTGTAAATG AAACGGCCATCTGTGCAAGTGTCAACAG CTCTGCTTTGAGTCAGTTCTTGAATACAGAAACTGTGAATGCAACAGGATCACTAAATgtttgcaacttcagtgtccagCAGTTTGCCTGTCTGCCAATG GTTTCAAAGTTGAACCCTCAACAAGTTGCTGATCTGTTGGCCTGTTCACCGTCCAGCAATGTGACAAAAGACACCTGGAAGCTTTTCTTCAGCAAACTCGGCACACAACTTGATGATGCTCTCCAGAGATTTACTAACATG ACTCAGAGTCCCAGCAACGTCTCCTTGTCCAGTGTTATGGACGTGATCGTTGAGGTCCGAATTGATCGCTTGAGTCCCCAGAGACTGAGAGATCCTGTCTTCGTTGGCACATGGATGCAGGGGAAACTAAGACCTTTCTTACCATCAATATCTTCAGGAGCTCTGTCCTGTCTCAGTAACAAAAACTTCAGCTGTGAAAGTTATCGTGCTAT TTTTATGGTGCTTAATAATAATACTGGACCGATGGGCAATCCAACTCAAAATCTGACCTACACAAACTTCATTCGTCCATTCCTGACACAAACATTGAACTCAG atgGTGGCTGCATGTTGCCATTTAGCAACAGTTTGGACTTCATCCTGCAGAACTTTGCGATCTTCTCTCCCTTTGCACAACTTCAAGATTTCTACAATTTAAGCAGCAATTTCTCAGCC CTGGATGCTCTTTCTGTTCTCACACCGATGCAACTGAATGATTTGGTGTTCAGACCTCCTGCCAGAGTAGGAGACAGAAATGAAGTCCTCAGAAGAGTCTTTGACTTCCTTCTTCAACCATCTAACAGAGACAGACTCATCCACTTCCTGCCCGTTCTTCAGTCACAAGCACGCCTG ACAAACTTCAGTTGTGAAAATTACAGAAACAT TTTTGACAGAATAGATCAGGCTTTATCATCACTCCTTCCTAACCAGACTGACGCTCTGCTGACTATTAGAGATTCAATAATGATGATTCCTCCTGATG AGTGCATATTGAGAGCCAGCGAG TGTGCAGTAACTCCTGTAAATG AAATGGCCATCTGTGCAAGTGTCAACAG CTCTGCTTTGAGTCAGTTCTTGAATACAGTAACTGTGAATGCAACAGGATCACTAAATgtttgcaacttcagtgtccagCAGTTTGCCTGTCTGTCAACG GTTTCAAGGTTGAACCCTCAACAAGTTGCTGATCTGTTGGCCTGTTCACCGTCCAGCAATGTGACAAAAGACACCTGGAAGCTTTTCTTCAGCAAACTCGGCACACAACTTGATGATGCCCTCCAGAGATTCACTAACATG ACTCAGAGTCCCAACAACGTGTCCTTGTCCAGTGTTATGGACGTGATCGTTGAGGTCCGAATTGATCGCTTGAGTCCCCAGAGACTGAGAGATCCTGCCTTCGTTGGCACATGGATGCAGGGGAAACTAAGACCCTTCTTACCATCAATATCTTCAGGAGCTCTGTCCTGTCTCAGTACCAAAAACTTCAGCTGTGAAAGTTATCGTGCTAT TTTTATGGTGCTAAATAATAATACTGGACCGATGGGCAATCCGACTCAAAATCTGACCTACACAAACTTCATTCGTCCATTCCTGACACAAAGACTGAACTCAG gtGATAACTGCACATTGCCATTTAGCAACAGTTTGGACTTCATCCTGCAGAACTTTGGGGTTTTCTCTCCTTTAGCACAACTTCAAGATTTCTACAATTTAAGCGGCAGTTTCTCAGCC CTGGATGCTCTTTCTGTTCTCACACCGGTGCAACTGAATGATTTGGTGTTCAGACCTCCTGCCAGAGTAGGAGACAGAAATGAAGTCCTCAGAAGAGTCTTTGACTTCCTTCTTCAACCATCTAACAGAGACAAACTCCACAACTTCCTCCCCGTTCTTCAGTCACAAGCACGCCCG TCAAACTTCATCTGTGAAAATTACAGAAACAT TTTTGACAGAATAGATCAGGCTTTATCATCACTCCTACCTAACCAGACTGACGCTCTGCTGACTATTAGAGATTCAATAATGATGATTCCTCCTGATG AGTGCATATTGAGAGCCAGTCAA TGTGCAGTAACTCCTGTAAATG AAACGGCCATCTGTGCAAGTGTCAACAG CTCTGCTTTGGATCAGTTCTTGAATACAGTAACTGTGAATGCAACAGGATCACTAAATgtttgcaacttcagtgtccagCAGTTTGCCTGTCTGCCAATG TTTTCAAAGTTCAACCCTCAACAAGTTGCTGATCTGTTGGCCTGTACACTGTCCAACAATGTGACAGTGACAAAAGACACCTGGAAGCTTTTCTTCAGCAAACTCGGCACACAACTTGATGATGCACTGCAGAGATTCACAAACAGG ACTCAGAGTCCCAGCAACGTCTCCTTGTCTGATGTTCTGGATGTGATCGTTGACGTCCGAATTGATCGCTTGAGTCCCCAGAGACTGAGAGATCCTGCTTTCATTGGCACATGGTTTCAGGGAAGACTAAACCCCTTCTTACCTTCAGTATCTCAAGGATCTCTGTCCTGTCTCAGCACCAAAAACCTAACTTGTGAAACTTATCAAAGAAT TGTTGGAGCTTTCGTAAATGTAGTTCCACAAGACGGCCAAGACATCTGCAAACCCCTGCAATCCACAACAATCACCCAAAGACAGGATCTGATCTACACACAATTCATTAACGCTTTCCTCTCTCGCAACGACACTGACG ATCCCAGATGTCTTAGAGATACAGCCAACAGCTCACAGTGGCTTGCTAGAAACTTTGGTCCGTTTGCGCAGTCAGCTCGTCTAATGGCCCTTCAGACACTCAACAAAAACTTTACAGCT gTGGAGGTTCTGCCTTCTTTGACTGTGAGACAACTATCTGAGTTTGCTGCCACTCCTGGATCACTGACAGAGCCTTCAGGTGTCAACAACACGATGCAATACGTTAAGGATTGCCAGTTGGGTGTTTTCTTTGACCTGTTTTCTCCAGCAGTCCAG GGCGTCCCGCTGACACAAGATGTGAAAGCCGCACTGATACAACAGATATTTAATAGAGCTAAACTGTCTAATGTAAACACCAGCAATGATGAGGTTCTCAACTGGATAAATATTAGACTAAATCCTCTGCTAACGAATCTTACGGACAGCCTCGTCACTCCGCTTTTCGGCATTCTTGGCACAAGAGACTGCAATATCACCCAAGCTGC AGTGAACCTTTTAGATGTTGTCCGACCTTCAATGCCAAACAATACCAAAAGTGCAGTCTACAATAACATCCTTCAGTCCTTCAGAG GGCCAGCTCCTCTGAGGTGCTACAGAAACAACAGCTTCATCGCTTTCTTAAATGAAAGCCTTTTGGGATTTGGGCCTCTTCCAAATGTGACCACCCTTCTCTCTTTGATTCCACCACCTCGCATAACAGAG ATTGTGAATTCTTTAGCTCCTCCTGAGCTAGGAAACTACCTCGCACAACCAAATGTTGTGGACGGTGATAGAGAAATCTGTGTCATCTTCAAAAACTTGGCCAAAACCCCCGTGTTTATGGAAACT GTGGACGTACCAGATAATGTTAAAAGCAAGATCCTGCCGTGCGTCTGGCCTCTCGCATTGTCCAGTGACAATCAGACTGAGATTAACTTGTGGTTTGATCGTAGACTGAGCCTCTATTTGCAGTTCCTGAACACGGATATACTAGGGTCAATTGACACAATGAATGCATCGTGCCTATCGTATAAGAAAAT GGTGAATGTTTTGGGCAGCCCATCCTTTAATTCTTCCCAGCTTAACAGTATGGATATATACAACAGCGCCATTAAGACATATCTGACTACTG CCTCTCAACCAAAATGTTTCAATGTCAATGACACAAGATTGAACTCAACTGCCTGGTTCGTCGATTACATCGGTGTCAATTACATCAACTTTGTGAGCATAGATGATCTGTACTCTTTCGGCTCCGAGACCACG ATTAAACTGTTCAGCGTGAATCCAGACAACATAAAGCTGTTCAATCAATCAGGAATTCCCAAGAATGTTTTAAACCGCTACACCGAGCTCATCTTCCTGCAAAACTCCAACTTTGATCTGTTAAG CTTGCCTTCGACATTGCAGTGCGATGCCCCTGTGTCAGCCTTCAATAATATAAATGAAAATCAGACTAATGTCATTCTTGCTAACTTTAAAACATCTTGCTCCGATGTGGATCCTCAA ATATCTGCTGTCCTTGTTGGAAAATTACCTAAAACCATAAACGCTGATGTTATTAACAACTTGGGACAAGAAAGTGTCGGACTTACCACAGTACAAATAAGCAATGCACCTCCATCAGTTATAATCAGTGGTCTCTCAACGTTGAGCAATGCGACTGGCTGGAGTTTTGGACAGGCCCAAGCCATCATAACAGTGATCCTTAATGGAAACTTTCAG CTCAACAGTGGTAGCAGTTTGTTGAGTCTAGGATCTCTTATTGGAGGAATCCCTTCAGAAAAGCTGACTGCTATTGCTCCACAACAACTTCTTGAAACATCTCGCAACCCAACATTTATTCAAAACATACTGATAGCCCCAGAGATAGTTCAGAGGACCTTTGTGACTCAG ATAATCAGCATCAACACATCTGTGTCTGCTCTAATGGCAAATGTTCCCAGTGAGATGGCCCTTCAAATTCCAAGAAACCACCTGATTATTCCTGACACAGCAGATCCACAGGTTTTGAAACAATTTAATGACAAAAAGTGGAAACCTGAACAG GCAGTTCTGTTCTTTGATTCCGTCGCTGAGGCGTTAAATGATTCTGAAAA ACTGTCAGTGGATGTATTGCAAGGATTCACATGCGCTCGAGTGCAGAGATTCAGCAAAGTCAAAGTCTCAGGCTTTGTCAGGGCCTGCCGTCACAGAGAAGACAGACCTAAGGTCGTACTGAGTGAGTCTCAG ctGACTTGCATGTACAACTTAATCAGAGATGATTCGCCATTGGATTTTGTCAACTACCCTACAGATATGTTGCTGTACTACAA TTATAACGCGATCCCAAGAAGCAACTGTACATCATATTTTACTCAAGTAGGATCAGCCGATTTCTCAGTCCTCTCGGCCGAACTGCAAGGGAAACGGGACACGCTGTGGAGTAATGCTCAAGGCTGCCTT aaCATCGTTGGAACAAGTCTAAAGAAAACTGATTTGGCAGTGCTGGGCAATTTGGTATGCGCTGCAAGCAAAGACTACATTTTAAACTCTGACCCTGAAATCATTGAAAACTTGAAGAACTGCAAAGATCTCTCAGACCTGCAGATAGCAGCCATGGAAACAGTTCTCTTGAATGGAACATCAAAATACGG ACCACCAAGCACATGGAACCAGAAAACACTTGCTGATCTCGGAAATCTTCCTTTGCATTTCTCGCAAAAATTCTGGGCATCATTCAAACTG AGTGATTTAGTCAAGTTCTTGAAAACCTTCCTGAAATCACTGCGTGACattaacaccccaaaaccccgAATGAAGAGACTGTTTAACGCTCTCATTGTAACTACAACACCCGTTGTAGCCAGGGCAG GCGAAACCTGTACTAAGGGCAACATCACCAATATCGAGATCAGTGATAACGCCTTCCCCTTTGGATATACTGCAACACAGTTCAAGCTCTGTATGAGCGCTCAGGTAGCGAGTGACAACCTTGCTGCGCTGTGTGAGAAAATCGACATTAGTGATTTCCAGAGAATCATTTTGGACAAACTCAATGAG ATATCACCAAATGGCCTTTCAGAAAGTCAGGTCAAGGTGCTGGGTGCCGTGTCCAGAAATGCAACATTggatgaaataaataaatggaacATCACAAAAGCGGACACACTGGCTGCATTGATGAATGCAAACAATGGTGAATGGACCTCTGGACAG AGCAACCTTATCATTACAAAGTACCTAAAAGCTAACAATAGTCT